The proteins below are encoded in one region of Pseudomonas ekonensis:
- the hisG gene encoding ATP phosphoribosyltransferase, whose amino-acid sequence MLTIALSKGRILDDTLPLLAEAGIVPTENPDKSRKLIIPTTQEDVRLLIVRATDVPTYVEHGAADLGVAGKDVLMEYSGQGLYEPLDLQIAQCKLMTAGKVGAAEPKGRLRVATKFVNVAKRYYAEQGRQVDIIKLYGSMELAPLIGLADKIIDVVDTGNTLRANGLEPQELIATISSRLVVNKASMKMQHARIQALIDTLRKAVESRHRG is encoded by the coding sequence ATGTTGACCATCGCACTGTCCAAGGGCCGCATCCTTGACGACACCCTGCCGCTTCTGGCCGAAGCGGGCATCGTGCCGACCGAGAATCCGGACAAGAGCCGCAAGCTGATCATTCCCACGACCCAGGAAGACGTCCGTCTGCTGATCGTGCGCGCCACCGACGTGCCGACCTATGTCGAGCATGGCGCGGCCGACCTCGGTGTGGCCGGCAAGGACGTGCTGATGGAATACAGCGGCCAGGGCCTGTACGAGCCGTTGGACCTGCAGATCGCCCAATGCAAGCTGATGACCGCCGGCAAGGTCGGCGCCGCCGAACCCAAGGGCCGCCTGCGGGTGGCGACCAAGTTCGTCAACGTCGCCAAGCGCTACTACGCCGAGCAGGGCCGTCAGGTCGACATCATCAAGCTGTACGGCTCGATGGAGCTGGCGCCGCTGATCGGTCTGGCGGACAAGATCATCGACGTGGTCGACACCGGCAACACCCTGCGCGCCAACGGCCTGGAGCCCCAGGAACTGATCGCCACGATCAGCTCGCGCCTGGTGGTCAACAAGGCTTCGATGAAGATGCAACACGCCCGGATCCAGGCGTTGATCGATACCCTGCGCAAGGCAGTGGAATCGCGACACCGCGGCTGA
- the murA gene encoding UDP-N-acetylglucosamine 1-carboxyvinyltransferase — protein sequence MDKLIITGGARLDGEIRISGAKNSALPILAATLLCDGPVTVGNLPHLHDITTMIELFGRMGIEPVIDEKLSVEIDPRTIKTLIAPYELVKTMRASILVLGPMVARFGEAEVALPGGCAIGSRPVDLHIRGLEAMGAVIDVEGGYIKAKAPEGGLRGAHFFFDTVSVTGTENIMMAAALAKGRSVLQNAAREPEVVDLANFLNAMGAKVSGAGTDTITIDGVERLAPTFYKVMPDRIETGTYLVAAAVTGGRVKVKDTDPTILEAVLEKLRESGAEITSGEDWIELNMHGKRPKAVNVRTAPYPAFPTDMQAQFISLNAIAEGTGAVIETIFENRFMHVYELHRMGAKIQVEGNTAIVTGTEILKGAPVMATDLRASASLVISALVADGDTLIDRIYHIDRGYECIEEKLQMLGAKIRRVPG from the coding sequence ATGGATAAATTGATTATTACCGGCGGCGCACGCCTTGACGGCGAGATCCGGATCTCCGGGGCGAAGAACTCCGCCCTGCCGATCCTGGCCGCCACCCTGCTGTGCGACGGCCCGGTCACCGTGGGCAACCTGCCGCACCTGCACGACATCACCACCATGATCGAGCTGTTCGGCCGCATGGGCATCGAGCCTGTGATCGACGAAAAGCTGAGCGTGGAAATCGACCCGCGCACCATCAAGACCCTGATCGCCCCGTACGAGCTGGTCAAGACCATGCGTGCGTCGATCCTGGTGCTGGGCCCGATGGTCGCCCGTTTCGGCGAAGCCGAAGTCGCGCTGCCGGGCGGTTGCGCCATCGGTTCGCGTCCGGTCGACCTGCACATCCGCGGCCTGGAGGCCATGGGCGCGGTCATCGACGTCGAAGGCGGCTACATCAAGGCCAAGGCGCCTGAAGGCGGCCTGCGCGGCGCGCACTTCTTCTTCGACACCGTCAGCGTGACCGGCACCGAGAACATCATGATGGCCGCTGCCCTGGCCAAGGGCCGCAGCGTGCTGCAGAACGCCGCCCGCGAACCTGAAGTGGTGGACCTGGCGAACTTCCTGAACGCCATGGGCGCCAAGGTTTCCGGCGCCGGCACCGACACCATCACCATCGACGGCGTCGAGCGCCTGGCCCCGACCTTCTACAAGGTCATGCCCGACCGCATCGAGACCGGCACCTACCTGGTGGCCGCAGCCGTCACCGGCGGGCGCGTGAAGGTCAAGGACACCGATCCGACCATTCTCGAAGCCGTCCTTGAAAAACTGCGCGAGTCCGGCGCCGAGATCACCAGCGGCGAAGACTGGATCGAGCTGAACATGCACGGCAAGCGGCCGAAGGCGGTCAACGTGCGCACCGCGCCGTACCCGGCGTTCCCGACCGACATGCAGGCGCAGTTCATCTCGCTCAACGCCATCGCCGAAGGCACCGGCGCCGTGATCGAGACGATCTTCGAAAACCGTTTCATGCACGTGTACGAACTGCACCGCATGGGCGCCAAGATCCAGGTCGAAGGCAACACCGCCATCGTGACCGGCACCGAGATCCTCAAGGGCGCACCGGTCATGGCGACCGACCTGCGCGCTTCGGCCAGCCTGGTGATCTCGGCCCTGGTGGCCGACGGCGACACCCTGATCGACCGCATCTACCACATCGACCGTGGCTACGAGTGCATCGAAGAGAAACTGCAGATGCTGGGCGCCAAGATCCGCCGCGTTCCGGGCTAG
- a CDS encoding BolA family protein — MQAVEVKSFLEGKLPGTQVEVEGEGCNFQLNVISDELAALSPVKRQQSIYAHLNPWIADGSIHAVTMKFFSSAAWAERT, encoded by the coding sequence ATGCAGGCCGTAGAAGTGAAGAGCTTCCTTGAAGGAAAGCTGCCAGGAACGCAGGTGGAAGTCGAAGGCGAAGGCTGCAACTTCCAGTTGAACGTGATTAGCGATGAACTGGCGGCATTGAGTCCGGTCAAGCGTCAGCAGAGCATCTATGCCCATTTGAACCCATGGATCGCCGATGGCAGCATCCACGCGGTCACTATGAAATTTTTCAGCAGCGCGGCCTGGGCCGAGCGCACCTGA
- a CDS encoding STAS domain-containing protein produces the protein MTESAVRLDQASELQLSGVLDYRTAPALREQGRALIKSCTAPALVIDCSEVEKSSSVGLSLLLCFIRDAKAAGKAVSIRAMPEDMREIAQVSELTELLAQP, from the coding sequence ATGACCGAGTCGGCCGTTCGTCTGGACCAGGCCAGTGAGCTGCAGCTCAGCGGCGTGCTGGACTACCGCACCGCCCCCGCGCTGCGCGAGCAGGGCCGGGCGCTGATCAAGTCCTGCACGGCGCCGGCGCTGGTGATCGATTGCTCCGAAGTGGAGAAGTCCAGCAGCGTCGGCCTTTCGTTGCTGCTGTGCTTCATCCGCGATGCGAAAGCCGCCGGCAAGGCGGTCAGCATCCGGGCGATGCCCGAAGACATGCGCGAAATCGCCCAGGTCAGTGAGCTGACCGAGCTGTTGGCGCAACCCTGA
- a CDS encoding MlaC/ttg2D family ABC transporter substrate-binding protein, with translation MISTLRRGLLVLLAALPLAANAVAAPSAHDLVQDTTNRMLADLAANKEKYKQDPADFYAALNSIVGPVVDAEGISKSIMTVKYSRKATPAQMKTFEENFKRGLFQFYGNALLEYNNQGITVDPAKDESGDRTSVGMTVKGSNGAVYPVSYTLEKINGEWKLRNVIINGINIGKLFRDQFADAMQRNGNDLDKTINGWAGEVAKAKQNAEQQEKPAQ, from the coding sequence ATGATCTCTACCTTGCGACGTGGCCTGTTGGTGTTGCTCGCAGCGCTGCCTCTGGCGGCCAACGCCGTGGCGGCGCCTTCGGCGCACGATCTGGTTCAGGACACCACCAACCGGATGCTGGCCGACCTTGCCGCCAACAAAGAGAAGTACAAGCAGGATCCGGCCGACTTCTACGCCGCGCTCAACAGCATCGTCGGCCCGGTCGTGGACGCCGAAGGCATTTCCAAGAGCATCATGACGGTCAAGTACTCGCGCAAGGCCACGCCGGCGCAGATGAAGACCTTCGAGGAAAACTTCAAGCGCGGCCTGTTCCAGTTCTACGGCAACGCCTTGCTGGAGTACAACAACCAGGGCATCACCGTCGATCCGGCCAAGGACGAATCGGGCGACCGCACCAGCGTCGGCATGACCGTCAAGGGCAGCAACGGTGCTGTTTACCCGGTCTCCTACACGCTTGAGAAGATCAACGGCGAGTGGAAGCTGCGCAACGTGATCATCAACGGCATCAACATCGGCAAGCTGTTCCGCGATCAGTTCGCCGACGCGATGCAGCGCAACGGCAACGACCTGGACAAGACCATCAACGGCTGGGCCGGCGAAGTGGCCAAGGCCAAGCAGAACGCCGAACAGCAAGAGAAGCCAGCGCAATGA
- the mlaD gene encoding outer membrane lipid asymmetry maintenance protein MlaD codes for MQNRTLEIGVGLFLLAGILALLLLALRVSGLSPTSSTDTYKLYAYFDNIAGLTVRAKVTMAGVTIGKVTAIDLDRDSFTGRVTLQVDKSVDNLPTDSTASILTAGLLGEKYIGISVGGEDTRLKDGGTIHDTQSSLVLEDLIGKFLLNTVSKDAK; via the coding sequence ATGCAAAACCGCACCCTGGAAATCGGTGTCGGCCTGTTCCTGCTGGCAGGGATCCTGGCTTTGCTGCTGCTTGCGTTGCGGGTCAGCGGCCTGTCTCCGACCTCGTCCACCGATACCTACAAGCTTTATGCCTACTTCGACAACATCGCCGGCCTGACGGTCCGGGCGAAAGTGACCATGGCCGGCGTGACCATCGGCAAGGTCACGGCGATCGACCTGGACCGCGACAGCTTCACCGGCCGGGTGACCCTGCAGGTGGACAAAAGCGTCGACAACCTGCCGACCGACTCCACAGCATCTATCCTGACGGCTGGACTGCTGGGCGAGAAGTACATCGGCATCAGCGTGGGCGGGGAAGACACCCGGCTCAAGGATGGCGGGACCATTCACGACACCCAGTCGTCGCTGGTGCTGGAGGACCTGATCGGTAAATTCCTGCTCAATACCGTTAGCAAAGACGCCAAATGA
- the mlaE gene encoding lipid asymmetry maintenance ABC transporter permease subunit MlaE, producing the protein MRRITLMERVRRFGQAGIDTVAVFGRSTLFLFHALLGRGGIGSGFGLLVKQLHSVGVMSLVIIVVSGIFIGMVLALQGFNILSSYGSEQAVGQMVALTLLRELGPVVTALLFAGRAGSALTAEIGNMKSTEQLSSLEMIGVDPLKYIIAPRLWAGFISLPVLAMIFSVVGIWGGSWVAVDWLGVYEGSYWSNMQNSVSFGDDVLNGIIKSAVFAFVVTWIAVFQGYDCEPTSEGISRATTKTVVYASLAVLGLDFILTALMFGDF; encoded by the coding sequence ATGCGCAGAATTACATTGATGGAGCGCGTGCGCCGCTTCGGTCAGGCCGGCATCGACACCGTCGCGGTGTTCGGCCGTTCGACCCTGTTCCTGTTTCATGCCCTGTTGGGCCGCGGCGGCATCGGCAGCGGTTTCGGCCTGCTGGTCAAGCAGTTGCATTCGGTCGGCGTGATGTCGCTGGTGATCATCGTGGTCTCCGGCATCTTCATCGGCATGGTGCTGGCGCTGCAGGGGTTCAACATCCTGTCGAGCTACGGTTCGGAGCAGGCGGTGGGGCAGATGGTGGCCCTGACGCTGCTGCGCGAGCTGGGGCCGGTGGTGACCGCGCTGCTGTTCGCCGGGCGCGCCGGTTCGGCGCTGACGGCGGAGATCGGCAACATGAAGTCCACCGAACAGCTCTCCAGCCTGGAGATGATCGGCGTCGACCCGCTCAAGTACATCATCGCCCCGCGCCTGTGGGCCGGCTTCATTTCCCTGCCGGTGCTGGCGATGATCTTCAGCGTGGTGGGCATCTGGGGCGGCTCGTGGGTGGCGGTCGACTGGCTGGGGGTCTATGAAGGTTCCTACTGGTCGAACATGCAGAACAGCGTCAGCTTCGGCGACGACGTGCTCAACGGCATCATCAAGAGCGCGGTCTTCGCCTTCGTCGTGACCTGGATCGCCGTATTTCAAGGCTATGACTGCGAACCCACTTCCGAGGGGATCAGCCGTGCCACCACCAAGACCGTGGTATATGCCTCGCTGGCAGTGCTCGGCCTGGACTTTATTCTGACCGCTTTGATGTTTGGAGATTTCTGA
- a CDS encoding ATP-binding cassette domain-containing protein: MSADNAYAVELKGVSFKRGARSIFNNVDIRIPRGKVTGIMGPSGCGKTTLLRLMGAQLRPSKGEVWVNGQNLPKLSRSDLFDARKHMGVLFQSGALFTDLDVFENVAFPLRVHTDLPEEMIRDIVLLKLQAVGLRGAIELMPDELSGGMKRRVALARAIALDPQILMYDEPFVGQDPIAMGVLVRLIRLLNDALGITSIVVSHDLAETASIADYIYVVGDGQVLGQGTPDELMGSDDPRIRQFMTGEPDGPVPYHFPAPDYRADLLGKRR; this comes from the coding sequence ATGAGTGCCGATAACGCCTACGCGGTCGAGCTGAAGGGAGTCTCCTTCAAGCGCGGTGCGCGGAGCATTTTCAATAACGTCGATATCCGCATCCCCCGCGGCAAGGTCACCGGCATCATGGGGCCTTCCGGGTGCGGCAAGACCACGCTGCTGCGCCTGATGGGCGCCCAGCTGCGCCCGTCCAAGGGCGAAGTGTGGGTCAACGGCCAGAACCTGCCGAAGCTTTCGCGCAGCGATCTGTTCGATGCCCGCAAGCACATGGGTGTGCTGTTTCAGAGCGGCGCGCTGTTCACCGACCTCGACGTGTTCGAGAACGTCGCCTTCCCGCTGCGCGTCCACACCGACCTTCCGGAAGAGATGATCCGCGACATCGTGCTGCTCAAGCTGCAGGCGGTGGGGCTGCGCGGGGCCATCGAGCTGATGCCTGACGAGCTGTCCGGCGGCATGAAGCGCCGGGTCGCCCTGGCGCGCGCAATCGCCCTGGATCCGCAGATCCTGATGTACGACGAGCCTTTCGTCGGCCAGGACCCGATCGCCATGGGCGTGCTGGTGCGCCTGATCCGCCTGCTCAACGACGCGCTCGGCATCACCAGCATCGTGGTTTCCCACGACCTGGCCGAGACCGCGAGCATCGCCGACTACATCTATGTGGTGGGCGACGGGCAGGTGCTGGGGCAGGGCACGCCGGACGAACTGATGGGCTCGGACGATCCGCGCATCCGTCAATTCATGACCGGCGAACCCGACGGCCCGGTTCCGTACCACTTTCCAGCGCCGGATTACCGCGCCGATCTTCTGGGGAAGCGCCGCTGA
- a CDS encoding KpsF/GutQ family sugar-phosphate isomerase produces MSQSSDLIQSAQRTVRLEAQAVQGLMAHIDADFVRACEMILASKGRVVVVGMGKSGHIGNKIAATLASTGTPAFFVHPAEASHGDMGMITREDVILALSNSGSTNEIVTLLPLIKRLGIQLISVTGNPQSPLAKAAEVNLNVQVEHEACPLNLAPTSSTTAALVMGDALAVALLEARGFTAEDFAFSHPGGALGRRLLLKVENVMHAGDELPQVQRGTLLKDALLEMSRKGLGMTAVLEADGKLAGIFTDGDLRRTLDRNIDVHSAVIDQVMTVHGKTARAEMLAAEALKIMEDNRINALVVVDAEDRPVGAFNLSDLLRAGVM; encoded by the coding sequence ATGAGCCAATCCAGCGACCTGATCCAATCGGCACAACGCACCGTCCGCCTCGAAGCGCAAGCCGTGCAAGGCCTGATGGCCCACATCGACGCCGATTTCGTGCGCGCCTGCGAGATGATCCTGGCCAGCAAGGGCCGTGTGGTCGTGGTCGGCATGGGCAAGTCCGGACACATCGGCAACAAGATCGCCGCGACCCTCGCCAGCACCGGCACCCCGGCCTTTTTCGTTCACCCGGCCGAAGCCAGCCACGGCGACATGGGCATGATCACCCGCGAAGACGTGATCCTGGCCCTGTCCAACTCCGGCTCGACCAACGAAATCGTCACCCTGCTGCCGTTGATCAAGCGCCTGGGCATCCAGCTGATCAGCGTGACCGGCAACCCTCAATCGCCGCTGGCCAAGGCCGCCGAAGTCAACCTGAACGTGCAGGTGGAGCACGAGGCCTGCCCGCTGAACCTGGCGCCGACCTCCTCGACCACCGCCGCGCTGGTCATGGGCGACGCCCTGGCCGTGGCGCTGCTGGAGGCCCGCGGTTTCACCGCCGAAGACTTCGCGTTCTCCCACCCGGGCGGCGCCCTGGGCCGGCGCCTGCTGCTGAAAGTGGAAAACGTCATGCACGCCGGCGATGAGCTGCCGCAGGTGCAGCGCGGCACCCTGCTCAAGGATGCCCTGCTGGAAATGAGCCGCAAGGGACTGGGCATGACTGCGGTCCTCGAGGCCGACGGCAAGCTGGCCGGGATCTTCACCGACGGCGACCTGCGCCGCACCCTGGACCGCAACATCGACGTGCACAGCGCCGTCATCGACCAGGTGATGACCGTGCACGGCAAGACCGCCCGCGCCGAGATGCTCGCCGCCGAAGCCCTGAAAATCATGGAAGACAACCGAATCAATGCGCTGGTGGTCGTGGACGCGGAGGACCGCCCGGTCGGCGCCTTCAACCTGTCCGACCTGCTGCGCGCAGGAGTCATGTAA